One stretch of Streptomyces sp. NBC_01142 DNA includes these proteins:
- a CDS encoding helix-turn-helix domain-containing protein, which translates to MTATQFSAPVSARAETDPHAGVIHVRHRHDSGFTVVGNHLAQHRELSAVAIGIGVHIQSLPDGSRVGIAQLVERFPEGEVRIGRALRELEAAGYLERRRERVAGGRVVTRTTWYEKPGAPPVAAQVPAEPGPVPAPVRTEAPRPEPGDPLAAGLLAGLRRQDPRLLLSERDVRRLAPAVRIWLDRGVGPAQVARTLTGDLPAGIIRRPAGLLAHRLTQWLPPVLPAAPASAAPPDPFQTCDGCERAFRAPEPGRCSDCPPATRAA; encoded by the coding sequence ATGACTGCGACGCAGTTTAGCGCGCCCGTGTCCGCGCGCGCCGAGACCGACCCTCATGCCGGCGTGATCCACGTCCGGCACCGCCACGACTCCGGCTTCACCGTCGTCGGCAACCACCTCGCCCAGCACCGTGAGCTCTCCGCCGTCGCGATCGGCATCGGTGTCCACATCCAGTCCCTCCCGGACGGCTCCCGCGTCGGCATCGCGCAGCTCGTCGAGCGCTTCCCGGAGGGCGAGGTCCGTATCGGCCGCGCGCTGCGGGAGTTGGAGGCCGCCGGATACCTGGAGCGGCGGCGCGAGCGGGTAGCCGGTGGGCGGGTCGTGACCCGTACGACCTGGTACGAGAAGCCGGGCGCCCCGCCCGTCGCCGCGCAGGTCCCGGCCGAGCCGGGGCCCGTACCCGCGCCCGTACGCACAGAGGCACCGCGGCCGGAGCCCGGTGATCCGCTCGCCGCCGGACTTCTCGCGGGGCTCCGCCGCCAGGACCCCCGGCTGCTGCTCTCCGAGCGGGATGTCCGCCGCCTCGCCCCCGCCGTCCGCATCTGGCTCGACCGCGGCGTCGGTCCCGCACAGGTCGCCCGCACACTCACCGGGGACCTCCCGGCGGGGATCATCCGGCGCCCGGCGGGACTCCTGGCCCACCGGCTCACCCAGTGGCTGCCACCCGTGCTGCCCGCGGCTCCGGCATCGGCCGCCCCGCCCGACCCATTCCAGACCTGCGACGGCTGCGAGCGAGCCTTCCGGGCCCCGGAGCCGGGCCGCTGCAGCGACTGTCCTCCGGCGACCCGCGCCGCGTGA
- a CDS encoding SDR family oxidoreductase, translating to MAPVIAVTGASGRVGVRVARRLAEREVSTRLLGRDPARLAQLTGSVKAPPADYGDSAAMQRALEGADTLFLVSAHEAADRVREHVSAVDAAVAAGVGRIVYISFMGATPDATFTFARDHFHTEEHIRASGVRHTFLRDNFYLAAIPALAGADGVIRGPAGEGRVAAVAHEDIADVAAAVLLGEGHDGATYDITGPEAFSLAEAAAELSRAAGRTVRYVAETREDAYASRAEYGAEQWEVAGWVSSYEAMATGEMATVSDVVPRLTGHPARTLAQFLKENPDSYRHLLP from the coding sequence ATGGCTCCAGTCATCGCAGTCACCGGAGCGAGCGGCCGCGTCGGCGTGCGGGTCGCGCGGCGGCTGGCCGAGCGGGAGGTGAGCACCCGTCTGCTGGGCCGTGATCCCGCGCGGCTGGCCCAGCTGACCGGTTCCGTCAAAGCGCCGCCCGCCGACTACGGGGACAGCGCGGCCATGCAGCGCGCACTGGAGGGTGCGGACACGCTCTTCCTGGTCTCCGCGCACGAGGCGGCCGACCGGGTGCGGGAGCATGTCAGTGCCGTGGACGCCGCCGTCGCCGCAGGAGTCGGGCGGATCGTGTACATCTCCTTCATGGGCGCCACGCCCGACGCCACCTTCACCTTCGCCCGCGACCACTTCCACACCGAGGAGCACATCCGCGCCTCGGGGGTGCGCCACACCTTCCTGCGGGACAACTTCTATCTCGCCGCGATCCCGGCGCTGGCCGGGGCCGACGGGGTGATCCGCGGGCCGGCGGGCGAAGGGCGGGTCGCCGCCGTCGCGCACGAGGACATCGCGGACGTCGCCGCGGCCGTGCTGCTGGGCGAGGGGCACGACGGGGCCACGTACGACATCACCGGGCCCGAGGCGTTCTCCCTTGCCGAGGCCGCCGCCGAACTGAGCCGCGCTGCCGGGCGCACGGTGCGCTACGTGGCCGAGACACGCGAGGACGCCTACGCCTCGCGGGCCGAGTACGGCGCAGAGCAGTGGGAGGTGGCCGGCTGGGTGTCGTCGTACGAGGCGATGGCCACCGGCGAGATGGCCACCGTCTCCGATGTCGTACCGCGGCTGACCGGCCATCCGGCCAGGACCCTCGCCCAGTTCCTGAAGGAGAACCCGGACAGCTACCGGCATCTCCTCCCCTAG